The following are encoded together in the Bacillus sp. V2I10 genome:
- a CDS encoding metallophosphoesterase, with amino-acid sequence MKKTFIAAVLLLCLFTTPAYAKFSFEDGDATIVWLSDTQYYAKNYPEIMIKQIQWIIENRDKYNIQYVFHTGDLVDQPNDDVQWERTDQILKMLDMTRIPYGVLAGNHDLVHKEQPYKVFTDHFGYHRFIRQPFYGGSFENNRGHYDLLTINNQPYIMIYMSWDVNSSALKWMNKVLKDYRNHTAILAFHDYLNYKNERSPAGEELFQKVVLKNPNVKLVLSGHYYGTGFLETRISEEQRVFQMLANYQAEKHGGNGFMRLLFFKAGQKEIQVDTYSPYLNKFRSKKHLPKERFLLKLKE; translated from the coding sequence ATGAAAAAAACTTTTATTGCGGCAGTCCTGCTGCTTTGTCTATTTACAACTCCTGCGTACGCAAAATTTTCATTTGAAGATGGAGATGCGACGATTGTCTGGCTATCAGATACTCAATATTATGCAAAAAACTATCCGGAAATCATGATTAAACAAATACAGTGGATTATTGAAAACCGGGACAAATATAACATTCAATATGTTTTTCATACAGGCGATCTTGTGGATCAGCCTAATGATGATGTGCAATGGGAAAGAACCGATCAAATACTGAAAATGCTTGATATGACGAGGATTCCATATGGTGTTTTGGCAGGGAACCATGATTTGGTTCATAAAGAACAGCCTTATAAGGTGTTTACAGATCATTTCGGCTATCATCGGTTTATTCGGCAGCCTTTTTACGGCGGCTCTTTTGAAAATAACCGAGGCCACTATGATCTTCTGACGATCAACAATCAGCCATATATCATGATATATATGAGCTGGGATGTAAACAGCAGTGCGCTTAAGTGGATGAATAAGGTACTGAAGGATTACCGGAATCACACGGCGATTTTAGCTTTTCATGATTATTTGAACTATAAAAATGAGAGAAGTCCTGCAGGAGAAGAACTTTTTCAGAAAGTCGTATTGAAAAATCCAAACGTGAAACTGGTTTTATCCGGTCACTATTACGGAACGGGTTTTTTAGAAACCCGCATCTCTGAGGAGCAAAGAGTTTTTCAGATGCTTGCGAATTATCAGGCTGAAAAGCATGGGGGCAACGGCTTTATGCGTCTTCTGTTTTTTAAAGCAGGTCAAAAGGAAATTCAGGTTGATACTTATTCGCCATACTTGAATAAATTCAGGTCTAAGAAGCATCTGCCAAAGGAGAGGTTTCTTTTAAAATTAAAAGAGTAG
- a CDS encoding N-acetylmuramoyl-L-alanine amidase, translating into MKIAIDAGHGYTTPGKRTVDGMREYEFNRAVANEMRDLLAGYENITILFTHSDTRDVPLKERTDKANAANADVFVSIHANAFGNGTAWNNVKGIETYAHDSKPQESIALAEAVQKKLIEKTKREDRGVKLANFHVLRETKMTAILIECGFMTNQEEAQALKSAAYRKTCAQAITEALAAFYKLKKKPAPEPGKLYKVQVGAFAEKENAVALANELKNKGYNVIVLYE; encoded by the coding sequence GTGAAGATTGCAATTGACGCCGGACATGGTTACACAACACCCGGGAAAAGAACGGTAGACGGAATGAGAGAATATGAATTTAATCGTGCTGTAGCAAACGAAATGAGGGACCTTCTCGCTGGATATGAAAACATTACAATCCTTTTTACTCATTCAGACACACGTGATGTTCCGCTGAAAGAGAGAACGGATAAGGCCAATGCCGCAAATGCAGATGTGTTTGTATCCATTCATGCCAACGCATTTGGAAACGGCACGGCTTGGAATAATGTCAAGGGCATCGAAACATATGCTCACGACTCAAAACCCCAAGAATCCATTGCCCTTGCAGAAGCGGTTCAAAAAAAGCTGATTGAAAAAACAAAACGGGAGGACCGGGGAGTTAAGCTTGCCAACTTCCATGTCTTGCGGGAAACAAAAATGACGGCTATTTTAATTGAGTGCGGCTTTATGACAAATCAAGAAGAAGCGCAGGCTTTAAAATCAGCAGCTTACCGCAAAACTTGTGCACAGGCAATTACTGAAGCACTTGCTGCTTTTTATAAGCTTAAGAAAAAGCCAGCTCCTGAACCGGGAAAATTGTACAAAGTACAAGTCGGGGCTTTTGCAGAAAAAGAAAATGCCGTAGCCCTGGCCAATGAATTAAAAAATAAAGGCTACAATGTCATCGTCCTTTACGAATAA
- the hprK gene encoding HPr(Ser) kinase/phosphatase → MAKVRTKDLIEKFHLELISGEEGINRPITTSDLSRPGLEMAGFFTYYPKERVQILGKTELTFFQKLTDEEKRNRMDQLCTDSTPAIIVSREMEIPQELTDASEEKSVPLLRSPLKTTRLSSHLTNFLEGKLAPTTAVHGVLVDVYGVGVLIVGKSGVGKSETALELVKRGHRLVADDCVEIRQEDQDTLIGNAPDLIEHLLEIRGLGIINVMTLFGAGAVRSYKRITLIIDLEIWDPKKQYDRLGLDEEKMKIIDTDVPKLTVPVRPGRNLAVIIEVAAMNFRLKRMGLNAAEQFTNKLTDVITDTEHDDA, encoded by the coding sequence ATGGCAAAAGTTCGAACGAAAGATTTAATTGAAAAATTCCATTTAGAGCTGATCAGCGGGGAAGAAGGAATTAATCGTCCCATCACAACAAGCGATTTGTCCCGCCCGGGGCTTGAAATGGCTGGCTTTTTTACATATTACCCGAAAGAACGCGTGCAAATACTCGGAAAAACAGAGCTGACGTTTTTTCAAAAACTGACAGATGAGGAAAAGAGAAACCGGATGGATCAGCTATGTACAGATTCAACACCGGCCATTATCGTTTCACGCGAAATGGAGATCCCGCAGGAGTTAACAGACGCTTCAGAAGAAAAGTCAGTTCCGCTGCTTCGTTCACCTTTAAAAACAACCCGTCTATCAAGTCATCTGACGAACTTTTTAGAAGGAAAGCTTGCTCCCACTACTGCAGTTCACGGCGTACTAGTAGACGTTTACGGCGTAGGAGTGCTGATTGTCGGGAAAAGCGGAGTCGGTAAAAGTGAAACGGCTCTTGAACTTGTAAAGCGCGGCCATCGTTTAGTTGCAGATGACTGTGTCGAGATCCGCCAGGAGGATCAGGATACATTGATCGGAAATGCACCAGACTTAATTGAGCATCTTTTAGAAATCCGTGGACTTGGCATCATAAATGTGATGACGTTATTTGGAGCAGGCGCAGTCCGCAGCTATAAACGGATTACCCTCATTATTGATCTTGAAATCTGGGATCCTAAGAAGCAATATGACAGATTGGGCCTTGATGAAGAGAAAATGAAAATTATCGACACAGATGTTCCTAAATTAACCGTTCCCGTCCGCCCTGGACGAAACTTAGCGGTCATCATTGAAGTGGCGGCTATGAACTTCAGATTAAAACGCATGGGTCTGAATGCAGCTGAGCAATTTACAAATAAATTAACAGATGTCATAACAGATACTGAGCATGACGACGCATAA
- the lgt gene encoding prolipoprotein diacylglyceryl transferase — MEENFTPIDPIFLELGPIQVHWYGLIIGIGALLGLWLAVRESERRGLHKDTFVDLVLFAIPIAIICARIYYVIFQWDYYSQNPGDIVKIWNGGLAIHGGLIGAFVTGYIFAKVKGISFWKLADIGAPSIILGQAIGRWGNFINQEAHGGEVTRQFLEGLFLPEFIINQMYINGAYYHPTFLYESLWSLVGFAGLMLLRKANLRRGELFLTYIIWYSVGRFFIEGMRTDSLMLTESLRVAQVISLVLIAIAVAVLIIRRVKGYSNERYLESAE; from the coding sequence ATGGAGGAAAATTTTACGCCTATCGATCCGATTTTTCTTGAGCTTGGACCCATTCAGGTGCATTGGTATGGCTTGATTATCGGGATAGGAGCTTTGCTTGGTCTTTGGCTTGCTGTCCGTGAAAGTGAGCGGAGAGGTCTTCATAAAGATACGTTTGTAGATTTAGTGCTGTTTGCCATTCCAATCGCGATTATTTGTGCGCGTATTTATTATGTGATTTTTCAGTGGGATTATTACTCTCAAAACCCGGGGGACATTGTGAAGATCTGGAACGGAGGCCTGGCTATTCATGGCGGTTTAATTGGGGCATTTGTAACAGGCTATATCTTTGCAAAGGTGAAAGGGATCTCTTTTTGGAAGCTTGCTGATATTGGAGCTCCGAGCATAATCCTTGGGCAGGCAATCGGCCGCTGGGGAAACTTTATTAACCAAGAAGCTCATGGCGGCGAGGTAACCCGTCAATTTTTAGAAGGATTGTTTCTGCCTGAGTTCATCATCAATCAAATGTACATTAATGGTGCTTACTATCACCCGACGTTTTTATATGAATCTCTGTGGAGCCTTGTAGGCTTTGCCGGACTTATGCTTCTCAGAAAAGCCAATTTGCGCAGAGGAGAGCTTTTCCTCACCTACATCATCTGGTATTCAGTCGGACGCTTTTTCATTGAAGGTATGCGTACCGATAGCTTGATGCTGACGGAATCGCTGCGGGTTGCACAAGTTATTTCTCTAGTATTAATTGCGATTGCGGTTGCAGTATTAATTATCAGGAGAGTCAAAGGATATTCAAATGAAAGATACTTAGAATCAGCCGAGTAA
- a CDS encoding nucleoside recognition domain-containing protein, which produces MFLINSLKKGLQAGLQTTWTLGKVIFPVTLIVSLLQHTPVLPWLIKLIQPVMGIFGLSGEAAIPLVLGNMLNLYAGIAAILTLDLSVKEVFILAVMLSFSHNLIIESTVAAKVGIKLWIILAVRIGLAVSSAIMINLVWQGGQETAQYGFIPKNTADPIGYVEIGLSAVQKAGLGIVQLALIVIPLMIIIQVLKDKGFLTVFSRWMAPVTRMLGMNENTSMTMVAGLTIGLAYGAGVMIQAAEEDGVSYKDLTLAFIFLVSCHAVVEDTLIFMPLGIPVLPLLLIRIVTAVVLTMAVGAIWSRFEHTRRKEATYEN; this is translated from the coding sequence ATGTTTCTGATTAATAGTTTAAAAAAAGGACTTCAGGCAGGGCTTCAAACAACTTGGACGCTTGGCAAGGTTATTTTTCCGGTTACCTTGATTGTGAGTCTTCTTCAGCACACACCGGTACTCCCGTGGCTGATCAAGCTTATTCAGCCGGTCATGGGAATTTTCGGTTTATCAGGTGAAGCAGCCATTCCGCTGGTACTTGGGAACATGCTGAACTTGTATGCCGGGATAGCAGCAATCCTGACGCTTGATCTATCTGTTAAGGAAGTGTTTATTTTAGCGGTTATGCTATCGTTCTCACATAACTTGATTATTGAATCAACGGTTGCTGCAAAGGTGGGAATCAAGCTTTGGATCATTCTTGCTGTAAGGATTGGGCTTGCGGTCAGCTCTGCTATTATGATCAATCTAGTATGGCAGGGCGGACAGGAAACGGCACAGTATGGGTTTATTCCAAAAAATACAGCCGATCCGATCGGCTATGTTGAAATTGGTTTAAGTGCTGTTCAGAAAGCAGGTCTTGGCATTGTGCAGCTCGCCTTAATTGTGATCCCGCTGATGATCATCATCCAGGTGCTTAAGGATAAAGGGTTTTTAACTGTTTTTTCAAGATGGATGGCACCTGTTACAAGGATGCTCGGAATGAATGAAAACACCTCCATGACAATGGTAGCCGGTTTAACGATAGGGCTTGCATACGGAGCTGGGGTCATGATTCAGGCAGCGGAAGAAGACGGGGTCAGCTATAAAGATTTAACGCTCGCCTTTATTTTTCTCGTCTCTTGTCATGCTGTGGTGGAGGATACCCTGATTTTCATGCCGCTTGGCATTCCGGTTCTGCCTCTGTTATTGATCAGGATTGTAACAGCGGTCGTTCTGACAATGGCAGTAGGTGCGATTTGGAGCCGGTTTGAACATACAAGAAGAAAGGAAGCAACTTATGAGAATTAA
- the ppaX gene encoding pyrophosphatase PpaX, with the protein MRINTVLFDLDGTLINTNDLIIESFLHTLNLYYPNQYGREDVLPFLGPTLHETFVKMDPLRVDEMISTYRKFNHDQHDQLVTQFETVYETVQALHEKGYKLGIVTTKIRDTVNMGLKLTGLGQFFETVVTLDDVKNAKPHPEPVLLALEKLNSSPEEAIMVGDNHHDIDSGKAAGTKTAGVAWTIKGVEYLEGFKPDYMLNKMSDLLNVLGAE; encoded by the coding sequence ATGAGAATTAATACCGTACTGTTTGATTTGGATGGAACTTTAATTAATACAAACGATTTAATCATAGAATCTTTCCTGCATACGCTGAATCTTTATTATCCGAATCAATATGGACGCGAGGACGTCCTGCCGTTTCTCGGACCTACCCTTCATGAAACGTTTGTAAAAATGGACCCGCTTCGTGTTGATGAAATGATCAGCACCTACAGGAAGTTTAATCATGATCAGCACGATCAATTGGTTACTCAATTTGAAACGGTTTATGAAACAGTTCAGGCACTGCACGAAAAGGGCTATAAGCTTGGAATTGTCACAACTAAAATACGTGATACCGTGAATATGGGTCTTAAGCTCACGGGTCTTGGCCAGTTTTTTGAAACAGTCGTGACGCTTGATGATGTTAAAAACGCAAAGCCGCATCCAGAACCGGTCCTGCTTGCTTTAGAAAAACTGAACAGTTCTCCTGAGGAAGCGATTATGGTCGGCGATAACCACCATGATATTGATTCCGGAAAAGCAGCAGGCACCAAAACGGCTGGTGTGGCTTGGACAATTAAAGGCGTGGAGTATCTAGAAGGCTTTAAACCTGACTACATGCTGAATAAGATGAGTGATTTACTGAACGTGCTTGGAGCGGAATAA
- a CDS encoding DapH/DapD/GlmU-related protein, whose protein sequence is MRKTTRYPVKGPNSLWHVYKTVPFWKVVRNFIVIQLARYTPFLLMKNWMYRNFLGMKVGKHTSFALMVMLDVMFPEKIIVGRNTVIGYNTTLLAHEYLIREYRLGDIVIGDEVMIGANSTVLPGVEIGDGAIVSAGTLVHKDVPAGTFVGGNPMRVIFSKEEMDLRNEKDTSF, encoded by the coding sequence GTGAGAAAAACAACGAGATACCCTGTTAAAGGCCCGAATTCACTTTGGCATGTTTACAAAACAGTCCCATTTTGGAAGGTCGTCCGCAACTTCATTGTCATTCAGCTGGCTCGCTACACCCCATTTCTTTTAATGAAAAATTGGATGTACCGGAATTTTCTCGGAATGAAGGTGGGGAAGCACACATCATTTGCCCTGATGGTTATGCTAGATGTGATGTTTCCTGAAAAAATTATAGTTGGCCGGAATACGGTGATTGGCTACAACACGACACTGCTTGCGCATGAATATTTGATACGCGAGTATAGACTTGGTGACATTGTCATCGGTGACGAAGTCATGATCGGTGCCAATTCCACTGTTCTGCCGGGTGTTGAAATCGGAGACGGAGCCATTGTTTCAGCTGGCACGCTCGTCCATAAAGATGTTCCGGCAGGAACCTTTGTAGGCGGAAATCCGATGAGAGTTATTTTTTCAAAGGAAGAGATGGATTTGCGGAATGAAAAAGACACCAGCTTTTAA